From Dreissena polymorpha isolate Duluth1 chromosome 15, UMN_Dpol_1.0, whole genome shotgun sequence, a single genomic window includes:
- the LOC127859570 gene encoding kielin/chordin-like protein, with product MTLSRGPRLNPTAVPREPLPAPSASSREPLPPLECPRTCVLPACADIYTPPGSCCPICRLPGEERSGQCPNPWMFATCVFNMCSTDFDCPAPQKCCRNICSGRVCRLPAQPQVEQIVCEKNGHTYINGESVPDNDPCKRCSCRRGLIMCAMMSCAACDGPRLPGQCCRSCLPQPVAMAYYWGQLSGCRIT from the exons ATGACTTTGTCGAGGGGCCCACGTCTAAATCCGACGGCTGTGCCGAGGGAGCCACTTCCGGCCCCGTCGGCTTCGTCGAGAGAACCACTTCCGCCGCTCGAGTGCCCAAGGACGTGCGTACTCCCAGCATGTGCTGATATTTATACGCCGCCAGGAAGTTGCTGTCCGATTTGCCGACTACCAG GTGAAGAGAGGTCAGGCCAGTGTCCAAATCCGTGGATGTTTGCTACATGCGTCTTTAACATGTGCAGCACTGATTTCGACTGCCCGGCGCCCCAGAAGTGTTGCAGAAACATATGTAGTGGCCGTGTGTGCAGACTACCCGCACAACCGCAAG TTGAGCAAATCGTTTGTGAGAAGAATGGACACACGTACATTAATG GCGAGAGTGTTCCCGATAATGACCCGTGTAAACGCTGCAGTTGTAGAAGAGGTCTTATCATGTGCGCAATGATGTCGTGTGCCGCGTGTGATGGCCCCAGACTCCCTGGGCAATGTTGTCGTTCCTGTTTGCCACAGCCTGTGGCCATGGC GTACTATTGGGGACAATTatcaggatgcaggatcacgtga